The Epinephelus lanceolatus isolate andai-2023 chromosome 19, ASM4190304v1, whole genome shotgun sequence DNA segment tttaatctgtggaggctctggctcctcttggtccacactggagctcctctcctcaatacagagctgctgctcagcgacaacctcctcctccttacacacatcttgctgtgggagctctggaggGACACACAACAAAAGGAACACATACTACTCTGATGGCAAACAAGAAAATGCTCACATGCGAGCTGGTTTTATAAATATTAGTCTTCTCTTTTGtggtattaaaataataaagtgctACTCACCTGTCCTGTATAACCTTACTTCCGGTTTCCAAGCTATATCCAACAGTCTGCGCTGACGGTCGATCTCTTTCTCGTACTCGACGATAGTTTTCTCAAAAACTCccaatatttcttcagcagcagcagctagtCTCTCGCTGACAAACCCTCTCAAATACTCAACTGAAGACATTGTTGCTTCATCACAATTACAGTCACTCCAACTTTTCCTCATGGACAAACTTGCTTAAATTCCCTCGCGACTGGTGCGTTTGTTTACTTCCGCCGGATGTTACACTGATAAGTTCCGACTGTGGGGcgtatgttgtttttttgttccccCTTTAATTGTTTAAAACCAAACCAGCATCAGTGCAGAGACGAGTTGTCCGAATAAAATTTGTTGAACTCAGCAGAGGAACTGTCGCCACTTAATTTTATGTCCTCATCAAATCCTGAACGAGTAAACTACACGAAGTAGTCAAGGTGTCTCAACTTTGAGCACTTTTTGACACCCACTCGCAAATTATGACATTTACATACAAGTTTGATGACAATAAACTCATCAACATGACCAGCCAATACAATATACAATTAAGAGAAATGCAGCTGCTGCAAacataaatgaattaataaataacattttaaaaaggacGGAAAAGGACTCGCTGtaagatgaaaacattattgATCCAACACTAGAGGGTTTGTTAATTGAAATCATCAACATACAAAGCTTTTCTAACTCTCAGACCTGGAGACACTGTGCTGGAAAAACTCGATTCACTTTTTCATCACGCCCAAACAGATGTTTAAACAAACTGTCACCCAGCTATGCTGCTGGAAGGAATGTGGAGAAATCATGGTTGACCATGTCCATATTTTCTGTTCTTGTCCTTCTGTTCAGACTCTCTAAAGGAATTAGCAACAATCATTTCAAAAACTTTGAGTTTTAAGATAAGAGATAAGATTGGATAATATAACATTGGATTAGTTAAAATGAGATAAGACAAGATAAGAGATAAGctaagagaagagaagagaagagaagagaagagacaatgagataagataagattgCATAAAATAAGATGAGCTAAGCGAAGCTCAGCTAAGCTTAaccggggtcatccctatgtttccagggttctatgttccccacttacaaCCCAAataggttctatgtttcccgggttctatgttccccgctcaaccaaaaagggttctatgtttcccgcttggttgagcggggaacatagaacccgcgatacatagatacgctcccagCTAACCtaaggtaagataagataagattggATAAGGGATAAGCAAAGCTaggctaggctaagctaagATTGGATTAGAGATAAGATATGCAAAGATAAGATTGGATAAGAGACAAGCTAAGATAAGGGATAAGCTAAGCTAGGTTTAGCTAAGATAAGATtggataagataagataggatTGGATAAGATAAGAGATAGGATAAACTAAGCTCAGACAAGATCggacaagataagataagggggcgatcacacagaaatgagacgcggACGCTGCAAAGACggttgaaacgctggaagcgcttattcaatgcgtgCTAGCTACTGGTGTCTgatgctcaaaaagttgaaaatattttaacttttcagcgccTACGCACATCTAAATAGAAGTGTCTACAAAAACGCGCATCTAAAAAGACACCGGAAAAACAGCCTTCTAAAAAGACGCATGAACACCGGTCAGATGtgccgtatcataggaaagcaatggttttactggcgttgCATTTCTGGcatttcatctcggtgtgatcgctccctaaGACAAGATAAGATAGGACTGGATAACATAATTTGAGACAATAGAAGATAGGATAAGATATGAGACAAGCTAACCCAAGATAAGCTAAGAGAAGACacaagctaagctaatttaGGTTAGATAAGTCGGGATAAGATAAGAGACAAGCgaagctaagctaagataagctgCGCTACGCTAAGattgtaaaagaaaataaaaaaacagtaacagaGCAGTGGCTTCCTGCTCCAGTACTGTGCtcatgaaaatgtgtgaaataTTTGTTACGGAGTGTCTTAATTTTGAGCAGTTTTTGACAACCATTTGCAAATTAGGGGTTTTATGGAAATAGAGTTATCAACATTACCAACCATAATACATGACAATACACAGCTCAGAGAAATGctgcagacaaaaaaagaactgGTAGGCAGGATGAAAACGTAAGTGATCCAACACCTCTAGAGGGTTTATTATTGTTAAATCATCACAACACAAAGCTTTAGTGTTTGGATACATAGATGagttaaaaaaagagaacacaTGTCTTTGGGCACAGAtcattaatattcattcacTTTTCATTACTACTTTATAAGCTGATCTGTTGACAGCACCATGGAGTACATCATCTACAGTTTAGTTTGTAGTCAGCTGTGGCGTTGATGCATTTACAAAATACCCAcacaaaaaatatcaaattaaatGTAGCAGACATAAAAAGACAGGTCTCCAGTTGGCATGAGGTGTCAAGAGGTTTTTCGAGTATGTTTTTCAATGTGCTGCAATTCTGTGGCTCCTCACTTCTTTGACTTCTTGTGTGTTTTAACCATGAGCCACCAGAACTGAATCGTCTCCAATATGATTTTTGAAATACAAGACTACTTGCCTGTATGTGATTTCATGTGGTTTATCAAATAAGACTCATCAAAGTATCTTTTCCCACAGATCTTGCAAAGGTACAGCTTCTTACTGGTGCAGGCTCTTCTCGTGTGGACCAACAAATTACAACTGCGTCTGAAATCCTTTCCACATGTCTTGCAAgaatacggcttctcacctgtgtggattctcatgtggaCTAACAAGGTACTATTCTGTCGAAAATCTTTTCCACAGGTCTTGCAAGAATATGGtctctcacctgtgtggattcttaCATGAGCTTTCAAATCATTTGTCCGAGTGAATCCTTTCCCACATGTCTCACATTTaaacggcttctcacctgtgtggattctcatgtggaCTAACAAGGTACTATTCTGTCGAAAATCTTTTCCACAGGTCTCGCAAGAATATGGtctctcacctgtgtggattcttgCATGAGCTTTCAAATCTGTTGTCCGAGAGAATCGTTTCCCACATGTGCTGCACGaatatggcttctcacctgtgtgggttGTCAGGTGGTGATTCAAGACAGCTCTATGTATGAAATCCTTCCCACATGTCTCACATTTAAATGGCTTTTCTATTGTGTGGATTTTCATGTGGCCAATCAAGTGGCTCTTACATCGAAAATCTTTTCCACATGTTTTGCAACAATAcagcttctcacctgtgtggattctttTATGAACGTTCAGAGTTGACATATCACTGAATTTGTTCCCACATGTGTTGCAAGAATacggcttctctcctgtgtggattctcagGTGTCTATTAAAATGATACTTAAACTTGAAAGCTTTCCCACAAGTGTCACATTTAAAAGGTGTTTTACCTGTGTGAGTATTATGATCAATCTCTGATAAGTTGGGGTTGTCTACACGCTTAGTGTGACTTCTGCATTTATGACGTTGTCTCTGTTCTTCTGTCTCTGCTTCTCCAGTTGATGTTGAGTCTCCTTGCTCGTCTCCTTCCTCATCTTCACTCTCAGCTCCATGAGAGCTGtgacagaggagctgctgctcaCTTTCCTCATCACTAGGAGTCACTAGAAAGGTCTCAGTCTCCTGCTTCACttcaagctgctctccctcctgactgctgcacacttcctcctcttcctctttaatctgtggaggctctggctcctcttggtccacactggacttcctctcctcaatacagagctgctgctcagcgacaacctcctcctccttacacacatcttgctgtgggagctctggaggGACACACAACAAAAGGAACACTACTGTGAtggaaaacaagaaaatgcTCACATATTTGACGACATTGTCAACTTTACACTGAAATATATTTCTCTCTATATTGTCGAGTCATACAATCTGACTTCAATCAAACTTATCACTGATGAATGTCCCTAATGGTTCCTGCAAGAAAGAAGAACATGCTCCACTGACTCCTTAACTCCACACTTGCTACAGTGACCAGTTGGATGTTTTCCTTGTTAACTTGGAATTCTCTTCTATTATATTATTTACGATTCTCATCCCTGCGCCACTCTAGAGGAAAAGTGGTTCTCCTCCATGCGGGCGGGATGCACGCGCATTGCGTAGTGTGAGTTAGTGAAACAAATGTAAACTCTGAGGTTGTACCAGTACTGGTGGCTATAACCACATGTTGAGTCAATAAAAGTGACTAAAAGAAATAAACGTTGTGTTTCTTCAAGTAAGAGTTAACACTGGTAGCAGAGGATGGTTGGAAGATGGCTGCAAAGTATAAAGTACCGCTGAAGTTCGACGAGACCAGGCCATACGAGTGTTGGAAAAATGAAGTCAACATATGGACGCGGGTCACTGAACTCGACAACAAGAAGCAGGCGCTGGCGGTTGCGTTGGGACTGGAAGGAAAAGGAGAGAGCATACGAAGTGTATTCTCATTTTGATGGCATAACGAAAGACAGTTCAGTTTCAATGGCCAACTACATTATCGACTTTGAACAGCGATACAACCGGATGAAAAAGTATAACATG contains these protein-coding regions:
- the LOC144458738 gene encoding uncharacterized protein LOC144458738, which codes for MRKSWSDCNCNEATMSTVEYLRGFVSERLTAAAEEILGVFEKTIVEYEKEIDRQRRLLDIAWKPEVRLYRTELPQQDVCKEEEVVAEQQLCIEESKSSVDQEEPEPPQIKEEEEEVCSSQEGEQLEVKQETETFLVTPSDEESEQQLLCHSSHGAESEDEKGDEQGDSTSSGEAETEQQHRRHKRRSHTNCVDNPNLSETDHNTHTELPQQDVCKEEEVVAEQQLCIEERKSSVDQEEPEPPQIKEEEEEVCSSQEGEQLEVKQETETFLVTPSDEESEQQLLCHSSHGAESEDEEGDEQGDSTSTGEAETEEQRQRHKCRSHTKRVDNPNLSEIDHNTHTGKTPFKCDTCGKAFKFKYHFNRHLRIHTGEKPYSCNTCGNKFSDMSTLNVHKRIHTGEKLYCCKTCGKDFRCKSHLIGHMKIHTIEKPFKCETCGKDFIHRAVLNHHLTTHTGEKPYSCSTCGKRFSRTTDLKAHARIHTGERPYSCETCGKDFRQNSTLLVHMRIHTGEKPFKCETCGKGFTRTNDLKAHVRIHTGERPYSCKTCGKDFRQNSTLLVHMRIHTGEKPYSCKTCGKDFRRSCNLLVHTRRACTSKKLYLCKICGKRYFDESYLINHMKSHTGK